CACTGTCTTCATTACCGTAACGGATCAAATGGGCAGCACCTCCCTCAAGGGGTTTGACGGGATCCTGGAGACGCTGCGAAGAAACGGCGTGGGCGAGCGCAGGGATGTGAAAACCATCAGGAGCCTCGGTCTCGAAATACTCAGGCTTCCGGGGGAAGGACAATAGATGCAGCGCTTCATCTAAGGATCGATAATCCTTTTCCCCAGTAAAGGATTGAATTACAACCCCGTATCTGGTAAGACTGAAAGGTGCGCTATCCTGAATTGAGGGGTAAGGCCCTCTTGTTCCTTCTCGTCTTCTGGTCTCTCTGGTACATGAATATGTGCGTACGGGTAATTTTCTCTCCTATCCTTCCGCTTATTGAAGATGAGTTCGGGATCACCCACGCCAGGGCGAGCAGTCTTTTCATGTTTCAGGCAATCGGATACGGATTTTCCATGTTCTTCTCAGGCTTTTTCGCGGGCAGGCTCGGTTATAAACGGACGATCGTCACATCCCTCTGCGTAAGCTCTATCCTGTTCCTGCTCATTCCCTTTGTGAAGGTGTTTTCCCTTCTCTATCTCTTCAATCTCATTCTCGGCATATCCATAGGCATGTACCTTCCTTCGGCCATACCCCTTATCACCGAGCATTTTTCCGAGAAGGACTGGGGCAAATCGATTGCCATTCATGACTCTGGGGCCGCGGTCAGCATATTCAGCATTCCCCTGGTCGCGGTGTTCTTCCTCCAGTTTATGGAATGGAGGGGGATATTTACCGTCTTCGGCGTTGCCTTTCTCCTTTTTGCCGTAATATTTCAGAAGGCCTGCACGGAAGTGAAGATCGGCCATTCGCCCAGGCGCGCCTTCGGAGACCTTGTAAGAATTCCCTCCCTCTGGCTCATGGCAACGCTCTTTACCTTTGCATCGGGAGCGAACCTGGGCATCTATTCGATTGTACCCCTTTACCTGACAAAAGAGCTTTCTATGGACATAGGATATTCGAACACGATACTCGGGATATCGCGGTTAGGGGGGATCGGGGTTGCCATACTCGCAGGATTTCTCGTTGACAGGATCAACCTCAAGAGGGTCATGTTCACCATAATATTCCTCACCGGTGCACTCACGGTTTGTCTCGGGTTAGCTCCGGTAGCCCATGTAGGCGTTTTCCTTTTCCTCCAGGCAATTTTTGTGACCGGATTTTTTCCGGTAGGCCTGGTGTGTATCGCGAAAATGTTCGGGAGGGAGATACGGAGCATGGCCACGGGCCTCATTCTTACAGTGGCCATAGTCTTCGGGGTGGGTATTATCCCTTACTTTTTGGGTCTCTCCGGGGACCTTGTAAGCTTCAGGTTCGGTATAACGGTT
The Syntrophorhabdaceae bacterium DNA segment above includes these coding regions:
- a CDS encoding MFS transporter, with protein sequence MRYPELRGKALLFLLVFWSLWYMNMCVRVIFSPILPLIEDEFGITHARASSLFMFQAIGYGFSMFFSGFFAGRLGYKRTIVTSLCVSSILFLLIPFVKVFSLLYLFNLILGISIGMYLPSAIPLITEHFSEKDWGKSIAIHDSGAAVSIFSIPLVAVFFLQFMEWRGIFTVFGVAFLLFAVIFQKACTEVKIGHSPRRAFGDLVRIPSLWLMATLFTFASGANLGIYSIVPLYLTKELSMDIGYSNTILGISRLGGIGVAILAGFLVDRINLKRVMFTIIFLTGALTVCLGLAPVAHVGVFLFLQAIFVTGFFPVGLVCIAKMFGREIRSMATGLILTVAIVFGVGIIPYFLGLSGDLVSFRFGITVLGALVGMSSFLAFSLKIDK